The sequence taaaaattaaatcaaaaggaaaaaatacataaaaaaaagaaaaaagaacccCGAGATTGTTCTGTTTCTCTCTCACGCAATATAGGTCTGCACCGATCACGCTACAAAATTATAGTATTTGCTTCAACAAAATGTCTCGATTAATTCAGTATTCGAAGCTCTCGCTTCCCAGATTTTCGTAAGTTTTTATATTTTCGACATTTTTTTTCGTTAGAAAGTGTAATGTATGTTTTTGCGGACGCTTTTGTATTTTTTGGTGTTGTGGATATTTTAAAGAGCTAATTATCGTTTTGCACGTTTGTTAGGAGATGAGTTATTATGGTGTTTCCTGCTTAATTTTGGTGTTTTTagtttctttcatttttttgtgCGGGGTGAATTACAGTGCTTGAGTTTGCCATTGTGTGATCGTCGTGTTATTATTCTGACGCGACAATTTTTTGCActcagctttttttttttccccaaatGTGAAGtggaggatttttttttttttggttggttACCCAAATAAAGTAGTGGTACTTGGTTATTGTTGAGCATCTGTGACCTGTGGGTGAGCTTCTTTCGAATGTTGAAATTGTGTGAGCGTGTAGGGATTTTTGCCAGTATTAggtattaagaaaaataagaaggaaaaaaacaaaaaatgcatAGATGTTAGTCTGAGAATTTCTTATTAATATTCTAGGTTTTCTCTCTGTTAGGTGTTTTATTCTGGTTTGATGCTAACCTTATGTAGGAAGAATGCTATATGAAATAGTTATGGTATGGTTGTTTGTTGGGTTAAAACAATTTCTATGACTGCTTTAGAAAtgagattttaattaattgtaagGGAAATTTTGCAATGTTAGACTTCCTCGGGAGAAAAgcatattattatttgatcactCCGCTACCTTTACTGTACTTGCTGTAATTTTATACTGATCAAGTCAAGAAAGTTTATTGTCTTAAGAAGTATGTCAAAATGTGCATTGTGTGCTTTGAGAGAAGATATTTTCATGGTCTTTCAACATACCAAAGATTCAAATTACTAGGACCTATCAAGAAAGCAAATGCAACAAGCTTCTCAAACGTGGAAATTGTTTGTTTTGGGTGTCAAGGGGGAAGAAAAGGTCTTCAGATTTTATTGATACTGTGTGTAGATATTACTTGCTATTCTACTTACTGCTTTACCTCAAAACAGTATAGCTGCATCAACAAATGGACGATTTTTCTCTACCGGTCCTGATAAACCTACTAGCCCTAATGGTTATGTTAAAACTGATAAAATTGAGGAAGCGGAGACAGTCGAGGTCCCCCCTCCTCCAACAGAGAAGGTAGGTCTTTGACTCTTTGGTTATTGAAGAGAATCTCTCACGTCTTAATAAATTTATCTAGGTGCTTCATTATGTTTTGCTGTAATTTTTGGTTTATATTTCAGTTGCTTGTGCTTGGGGGAAATGGATTTGTTGGTTCTCATGTCTGCAAGGAAGCTTTGAATCGTGGTTTGACCGTTGCTAGCCTCAGCAGGTTTTCTATTGTAAATTTAAGAACATTTTTTTGGTCTATCTGTTCATTGAATATGTGCCTGGGTGATTGTCTGCCAGTTGATTTGCATTCAAATTCTATAATTACATATTTAGTTCCTATATACACGCTGCAGTATGCAGTTGCAATACTATTTCTCTGAGATAAAATTTGGGTTCCCTTGATGAACATTTTCCTGAAATTGGAAAATGAGAATGTAAAAAATTTCTTGAAATTTCTTCTATCACACATTCTTGATATCTGCCCTGGCTTATGGTATACCGTATACCTAAAAAGCTTACCTTTGAGTTGAGTCCAGAAAATGCTAGTTTATATTTATGAAGATAAAATTAGATTGGAGGAGGTACCTCTGTGTTCTCAAatgtcattttaattttattttttgccaATGTATTATTTTTCTATTCTAACTCTAAGTGGATTTGTCACATCTGCTGCTCACACCTCACAAACCAGTTTTGTCCATCTGCAGATCGGGCAGGCCCTCGATACAAGAATCCTGGGCTAACAGTGTGATGTGGCATCAAGGTTTTGTGATTTCTCTGTTGTATGCATATGCTTCTCTCTGACCCCCCTTCTGATTGGAGGGCATTTACTCATTTGAGTTTCATTTTCCTGTTTGAAGGTAACCTTTTCTTGACTGAGTCGTGGAAGGATGCGCTGAAGGGAGTTACATCAATTGTGCGTTCTCATTTGCCTcagattttgtttttgttgcataatctcaaaataaacTGAAGATACATCAGccacaatttaatttattagcAGTTGCATTTTATTTAGTAGTGTTTGTGTTTGTTGCATGAAATTGGATTATTTGATATGATAGTTGGAGTGAGGTCTGTCTTGTGTGCAAGTGTATTTACAAGTTAGCTAGGCTTTTCACCTGTAGACATTTGAATTTTGTGAAGATCTCAAATCATACCTTATAACGACAAAAGATTACATGATATCTAATCTAATATTGGATATGGTCAAGCCTTACAGTAGTTTTACAGAAGTGCATCCTTCTGTGCTGTGCTTGACCCATTTTCTCTAGATGTGGTATGGACTGAGAATATGATTTGACTTGCTCAACTGTACAGACTCGATCCTTTTTTATTCACATATTTGTTAGATGCATATGTAGGTAATACAAGAGAATATAGCAATttaagcattttaaactcccTAGTTGTGCTTGTCAACCAGTCCAACCTCACTGTCTGACTGCAATGAGTCAGGAAGGATTGCTTATATTGTTAATTGTTCTACTAGAACTATTGCCCTGGATTTTCTTGTATATTAATTTTGACCTCATACTTCATAGATTCAAGCTTGATGTTGTTTAAGTTGTTCATTGACGAAAATGCTTTGCTATACAGATTTCTTGTGTTGGTGGATTCGGTTCCAATTCACAGATGTACAAATCCAATGGAACTGCAAATATTAATGCTATTAGAGCTGCTTCAGAAGCAGGTGCTTcttatgcttttctttttctttttcttcttctttaagcAAGTCGTATAACTGCTGCTTGACTAGAGGAGTCCATAGATTCTCCCTGAATATTTTTGCTTTCTCTAGCCAGGGTCTAGTGACTTTACTATCTCATTCTCTATTTGAATTTCATGGATTGAGTTCTAGTCCTAAtacctttttttttctccttatcTGTAGGCGTCAAGAGGTTTGTATACATCTCCGCTGCTGATTTTGGTCTTGTAAATTATCTTCTCCAGGGATATTATGAGGGAAAGGTATGACGAAATATCCTGAGTGCCTACACATGTGAAGTCATTGTTGATCCCAAGTGGTGGAGTACATGAACCATTCAAGAAAGAGTTTATACATTCTTATACCACTTCAATGAGCATgttcaaaattatttaattttaatatcccTCACTCACTTTTTTTATGAAACTAATAAGTAACAGAGGCAAAGAGAAAATAGATATTCTGGATTACAGTAATCTTGGAATAACTTGAAATTGAAAACAAGGGTATGATAATGtgcaattattttatataatttacttATTCTGAAAGATAGCTTCAATTTTAGTAGAATATTAAGAGATTTGTTGGGTTAGGAGTCCACTTGAGTTGCCCTTGTTAGAAGATTCTTTGAACATCTGAAATTTTATGTTTGTGTGTCGTCTAAATTTTAAGTTTGTCAAATTTCTAAATCATGCTAGGTGACTTGGGAATTGGGCTTTGATAATTTTAGATACAGGAAGGGATGTAGCAAGACTCATGTTAGTTTTAAATTAGTACAGTGTACAGATGAATCTAAACTTAGCAAATTTCTTGCATATCACACTGTATATCTCTGACGCCAGTGTCTTATATGGTGCAGCGAGCCGCTGAGACAGAGCTACTCACCAGGTATCCATATGGAGGTGAGCTGCTGAGACTGACTTTTACTTAATGTTGTGTAATCCACCAATCAGCCTAGTTACTTTTCTCAATATAGTCGAGTTCAAAGACCGCTTGGCTGATCATAATTCTAAATTGAGAAAGTCATTCTCAACCTTATTGAAAGTTCCTCTTGTTTTACAGGAGTGATATTGAGGCCTGGATTTATTCATGGAACTCGTCGTGTTGGGAGCATGAAGTTACCACTTAGTGTCGTTGGTTCCCCTTTGGAGATGGTGAGGCttcatttttgtatttattaatctctgtgtgtgtgtgttcctTTTTCACTCCTTTGAAGCTGTTCCCCATTGATGATGTGCAGGCACTCCAGTATACTAAATCTCTCAACCAGATTCCCCTTGTTGGTCCTCTACTAACCCCTCCGGTTAATGTCAACGCTGTGGCTAAGGTTGCCGTGAGAGCCGCAACTGATCCCGTTTTCCCACCGGGTATCATTGATGTGTGGGGGATCTTACGATACAGCCAGCAGCAGCACAGATGAAACATTTCTTTATTTCTCCAGAGTCTGCTTATTTTGAGGCCTCAATAATAGATTACTCCTAGTTTATTATAAGTGAGATGATGGTATGCTAAGACTCATTTTCATAAAGAAATGTATCATTTCTCCAcagatattaaattttattggATTCCCTGTTACAGGCTAAAGTTCACTGCATTACACTTGGTaactaaatttgaattttgaaacagTGAATGTTTGATACTTCTACTAAATTTGAGAATAGAGCCAAACACTCTCTTCTAActttttgacaaacaaaatGTTTAGTGTGCGTGTATTGGTCAAGCGGTAAGGATTTGATGCTTAAGATCAAAGATTTTGGGTTCGAGTTCCTTGtgtcttttaaatttatttatttaatactgttaatttatatatattaaaaaaagacAAAATGTATAAAAACAAGACGAAAGGTTTATCCCTAAAAAAACAGGACGAATGGTTGAGGGCGGACATTTGTAATTATAgttgattattaattaaacaTAGTAATTACAAATTAATTGAGCTGTGCTTAATCATTGCAATATTTATTAAGATTTAATTAAATGCTAGTTGAGGTTATTAAGAATTAAGCGGGAAACAGATGATCAAAAGGCAGGTTGGGAAAATCCAAATCCGGACTTGGATCGAGTCGGGCTCCAAAAACCGACCCGGAAGCTTATTTTCCCGATCGAATACTTGATTAGCGACCCGATGTAGGAACACTTATTTATAACTCAATTCAGTCCAAGAAATAAACAATTTTCCGTAGTTTCGCAATCGCTCATAAATCCACCGGGATCGTCGTGTTTGAGCTCACGCGCCGCTTCCAGCGCCGCCGCTAATTGAGAGATAAGTTCCGAGGGAAGGACAGTGCAATGAACGGCCAAACCAGCCATCAGCAACCGAAGGATGGGCGCCACGACGACGATACTGCGCTCACAGAGTTCCTCGCTTCCTTAATGGACTATACCCCCACGGTAATAGTCGCTATCTACATCTCGCCGTGTTACAATTGAAATTTTGTATCCGTTTTGTTTGTAACTAATTATGTTTTTACACAGATACCTGATGAATTGGTGGAGCATTACTTGGCTAAAAGTGGATTCCAGTGCCCCGACACCCGATTGTAGGTATACTCTTCCCTTTCCTCGTAATTTGCCCTAGATCGGGGGCATTGTGTTGAGAGTGAAATAATATCGGTTTAGTTCGAATTATTCTGCAAAGATCAGTTGCTGAAGTTTACTACgattattttaatttacatttattcCAATTGTTAATTTGTTTGTCGCCCTCTCTTGGGAGGGTGATGATTAGCTGCGTCTTTCTGCTTACATGCATGAGAATGGAATAAACGTCTTCTTGTGTTAATTTTCTTTGATTGTGTGCGTATGACTTATTCAGTTTACCAATTTTAGGTTATTCTGTTTTACGATTTTTGTAAGCTGATTACTAAATTACCTTGAGGCAGTATGTTCTGCGTGAACATGTAAATCGACTTATTACACGATTACACTACTGGAACCTTTTCAAGTATTTATCTGGAATAGCTTGTCTTTCCAAATGTTCATCTTGGTGTAGCATTAGTGCTAATTTGTggcttttaatttttcttttatttttgcatTTAAAGTGTCTTGATTTTAAAGTACATTTCCAACAAGGACAGTACGATACTGATAAACACTTTTCTATTATAAAAGTAGGCTTTGATTTTTCGAAAGCTCTCTTGTGATGGTGGTGGAGAGTTATGAAATAAACTGAATATTCTTTCAGGGACGGATCTTTTTGCTTCAAAATATTTTACTGCTATCTTGTAATTCAACTTGATAAGTGTACACAAAATGATTCCTGGGATACATGCATGTATTTGTTTGAtatatttttgaagaaaaaagatTTCAATGGTTCTGGTTCCATACTGGAACAATCAGCATGGTGTGTTACATATGTTGCTAAAACCTAAAATGATGTGAACAATTGGCAGTATTTGTACTTTATACATTTTCTTAAAGATCTGAGGAAAAGATAACGAGGTAATATTGGAATTCCGGAAATGACTGGTTAACATCAGTATCAtatgctccctccgtccacgataagtgtggtcgTTTTGCCATTTTTGCCCGTCCACGATAAGTTGTGGTCTTTCTAATTTTAGGACATATACCCTTATACTTCACCTCattcacacacaatatttacaaaaaattcatCTCACAAACCATTTATTAATTACCTAACAAATCAATTCGGTGGGATCATTTCTCCACTTTATTCACATCTcccaatattttcttaaaactcgtgccctcccatccacaccacacttatcgtggacggagggagtatgttttatATATGTTCTAATAGAGGACTAGTGGTGATGAAATAGTGGTATGCATACATCGTTAGTCCATATGGGAGAAAAGTTGTGCCTGAAGAACTCTGGTCTTTCTTTTCCACTCCAAGGAAATCTTTGCCAAGCAACAATTGTTTTCTTGGTAGACATTTGGACTTTGCATATGTCAAAatgttttgaaaataataaagttcTTTTCTTATACATCTATTAATATTATGCATAAAATCAAATGGTGTCCTTTCAGCCACATGATCTCGCTGACTGTTTTGTTTCTAATTTTTCCCCTTTTATTGTTTACCGATATACCTATCTTTCTCTTGTTTGCCGGTGCgtcatgttttctttttctttctctacAGGACAAGGCTGGTAGCAGTTGCAACACAGAAGTTCATTTCAGATGTGGCTACTGATGCACTTCAGTATGTTCTTGTACTTTTCTCTTAGCAAATTGTACTTGAGAGATAATCATTGTTTGTGTGGTTCATTTTGATTCCTTGCTGTTGCTATCTTAGTGATTATTGGATGAATGTTTCGTTGCTTCTCAATGTAGGCAGTGTAAGGCAAGGCCAGCAGTAGTCAAGGACAAAAGAGATAAACAACAAAAGGTTgataaatatgattttatattaatttcaatGGTCTTTATTTGTTTTAACAATTACTTCTTAATAGGAGAAGCGTTTGATCTTGACGATGGAGGATCTTTCCAAGGCTCTACGCGAGGTAACTTCATTTCATGTGTTTTTACTACCCTATCATATAATTCAAAGAATGCCAACACTAGTTAGTTGAACGGTGGTGGTGTTTTCAGTGGGTGAACCAGCAGTATTGCGACTGAATCAGCCATCGCACACCACCTCATATTAATCAAGTTATTCTTTCTCATTGATAGTAACTGATTTTTCTTCCATGTTTGTTTCAGTATGGTGTGAATGTCAAACATCAAGAATATTTTGCTGACACTCCATCTGCTGGTTTAGATCCTGCTTCGAGAGACGAGTGATTACTTGTCCGAACCACTGAATACAATTGGACCTGTATACCCTGAATCTGAAGGTTTGTTCAGTTGGTGTAGCAGTCTCCATCTCTATCTTATCCAATCTAAGTTCAATTACTGGAAATTTCGAATGTTGTGCAATGGAAATATGCTAAATTTCAGTTGTGAAACGTGTGCAGAACATATTTTTGTGGATGATACTTTGTGTTTGTTGTCCGCTTAAATATGAAATTCATCCAATTAATTCCGGAGATGGGGGCCTTCTTCGCTGTCTCATACACGCTGTTACAGATTTTCTGTTAAATATTTACTGTATTGTTTTTACTCAAGCTCAAAAAGTTTCTCTTAGCACCCCCCTTTTTAGATggatttttttgttaaaattagTTGATACGTTTTAAGATGTCTCAGGGGGAAATATAAAATAGCTAGCAGTATTTTTTtgcctttattttttttgatatacaatatcatatctTGATGCTGAATATATAGTAAAAGAATTAACCAAACTGTTTGTGTTGGCTTAGCGTTAGTGTGGTTAGTGCTCAAGGTCAAAAATCCTGGATTCGAGTTCACAATGATGCAGtctttaattttgttatttacttgttaatcaacaaaaaaaaaagaaaaaaaaaattaaccaaaCTAGTATGGATTAGACCGAATGCAAATCAATAACCAAACTACTATATAAATTAGATcatatctttaaaataagtttcaATTTACATATTATTGGGTTGTCTATTATGCTCCACAAATACTTGGAGTGTGATATGTCAACTTACATAGCAAACATATTGACAAAAATGGCTTAAGAAATATTTTTAGTTAATATACTAGTAACATGTTTGACGCTAagaataataatactccctctctCCCAATGAAAGTGGTgcgcttcttttcggcacataATTTAATGAGAATAAGATTATAgtataaaagtgtgtaaaggtgtgttgAACCACAttgtttatagtgtaaaattattaccaaaaaaggaaatgcaccactttcgttgggacgattcataaaggaatacgcaccgatttcgttgggacggagggagtaataaaatactaaataaatgaataaataaaaaactggCCTAGAAATTCCACAATTTCtagctagggatgtcaatcgggccagcccactcggtttcgggccagcccattcggtttcgggccagcccattcggtttcgggttattttcggttcgggctagtcggtttttttatttttcgggctaaaatttttcgaccctaaccctaacccactcggtttcgggctggCCCGTTCGGGTCCGCAagttttacgatttttttatatgttttttttatatatatagataatcatattcttttaataaaaaatgtcgtattttttaaatcaagacatttcgctttattttagatacaaaaattagttttttttaacataagtttacataatatctaactttaatttcttttttataaaaattgtatatagatttaatataaatgactatctttctttgacttttatatcatagatgtttgttattaaccgttggtaaaaatcaaaacatattctacaagcatcaaaatgctattattgaattaaaaagtaaagtattaaagtttaaaaatcaattattaagaatgtgttcggttaatcgggccaacccactcggttttcgggccaaccctatcgggctcgggctattttcggttcgggccattcgggctaaatttttttcgggctaaaaattttcagccctaacccaccttttttatcggtctattcgggtcgacccgtcggtttcgggcttttttgacatccctatttCTAGCCGAaccacgtttttttttttgatgaaattacattataaataatacaaactaCACatacaccccacctagtggttattgtggccgagagtactcgaacctgtgacctcttagACAAGAGGCAACaaccccaaccactaggccatctcAAGGGGATAACCACGTTGTTTTACAGACTACAGTAGATGGTTAAAGAAAAGACGTGATCACGATTTCACTTGGAATTGAACTCAAGCACTTTGAATATATGATTATAGTAAATTTCAGATATCAAAATGATCATTTCATACTGCATGGAAAATGTAGTAACATAGATGAAGAAATagtagaaataaaagaaaacacatTTGCCATAGCTAAACTAATTCCCCTCTCGATTGAAGGCAACAGCTTCTTCTTCCCCAGCAGCAGGAGAAGCAGATGGAATATTCACAACTCCCGAAGCAAGAGGAAAACACAAGTTTGTCGACGGAATACCCTGACTCCGCGGCACCAAATTAGGGCACAAATGTCGACCACCTTCACCACCACCGGACCCATCCACATGCCCCGCCGCCGGAAAAACATTCTGCCCacttccaccaccaccaccactcccTCCGCCACCCTCCGGACTCACATAATACCGATACTGAGGCGCAAGGACGCGACGGTAAAAcggatccgccgccgccgccgacgaacTCGATCCTCCATTCCGCAGCCGCGCCACCTTATCCTCAACCCGAGCTTTGAAATTCCCGAACCACGCCGTCCACTGCCTGACCTGCTCCTTATCGAGGGCGTCGACGGCGGTTTCCTCCCACCAGGCTTTCTGCCTGGCCTGATCCGCCTCGTCGAGGCGGCGCTGGTAGTCTCTGAGGCGGAGCTTCTGGTCGAGCAGGTCGTCGAGGCGCTTGTTGAGGGCGTCGATGCGCGCTCGCGCGTGGGTGTCGATGGCGCGTGCGGAGTGGCGCGTGGGGCGGTCGGGGTGGAGGTAGCGGTCGAGGACGGAGTCCATGGTCggggagaagaaggagaaggggTTGTCTGTGGGCGAGAACACGATGACGCCGACGTCGGCGCCGCAGAGTGTGCTGAGCTCGCTGGCCTTCTTGAAGAGGCCGAGGCGCCGCTTCGAGAAGGAGGCGTAGAGGTCGTCTTGGTTCTGTATCAGCCGCATTGGGATCCTCTGCCGCCCCCTTGTCTGCCTCGCCGCCATTTTTATTCTGCTACTTTTTTTTGTCACCTtaaatgaggaagaagatgatatATGTATTGTGCTCGATCGTGTTGTTATGGCGATTTTTTATAGAATTTTGAGTAGGTGAATTAGccctaattaaattataattcgACATTAATGAATCGTGATCAGATTGTGTTTCTgggttatttttaaattataatatggATTTTGATTTTATGGTGTGATTATTTAGTCTgatcaatttacaaatattataaatatggttTGTACTTATATTTGTTGTTTATGAACAACGAATATAAATTGTTATACGAAGTTGTTCATGAACAATGAATATAAGTTCATGAACAACGAATACAAATATGAACTTAATAGTTCgagttaaaattttcaattgatTAAAGCTAATATGTATTGCCGGAAGTTGATTTGGCATTAAATGTAATATGAAGTTGTTGTATCTATTGAAAAGAATGATGACGTTGCTAAATCAGGTTCCGTGATACATGCAAACTTCAGTTAAGGTTAAAGTCCGCGCgcattatataatttaataacaACGTTTAAAATATACTCCGTGTAGGGAATGGTTTAAATGAGAATGATCATATACTGTGATAATgagaattgatatgaataagtcaatatatagGGCTGAATAAATTGTTGGTAATGCATGAATAACCATTCAAATTtagatttaaattaattctaaaGAGGTCAAAAATTTCATCAATTAACTGAATTACGAGCAGCTTATTCAATATTATAGTGATGTGCGATTATGTATTAATGGAGATGGGATCTTTGCTATCCGATAAATCTAAGGGGGATTGATGTTTATTTTCTATTTGTTTTTGGAATGTGATATTACGGGTAACCTGATTTAATGGATTTTGATGTATTTTGTTAAATACTAGTAGAAGCGAATTTTGTAATTAGTGAGAGATGTAAGGGTTTGAGGATCGGATTTGGATTTTCTTTCTCTGCAATCTTGAGAACTTGGAAAGTCAGCCtgttatgtatatacatatattatgttaatttatcaCCACTCAATTTATAGTCGGTTGCCAGAATAGTAAAACGtattacaaaaattaattttctgcGTGCATGTAAATGTtgatcttttattatttgaactCTGATTTTTAGTGATGTgcctattaaattaaatatgattcGACAGAGAGTTAGTTCACTTTGTAAACTCTTAAGTTGGGTATACTTTACTAGAGTTATTACTAAAGGAGTTAATTAcagtttttttcctttttttgagAAAGGTTAATTACAGTTTTATAAGAAGCATTGTGTGTCAtgtaatttgtaaaaaaaataaaaatgaattgtgATATACATACAAGTGGCTGAACcacatatatgatatatataagggttaatatgcaaaaacacccCTAACGTTACCACCCCAACTACACTTAAGCCCCTAACCTAATGTTGATAGCAACTACCACCCCAAAGTTCATTAAATACTACAATTAAATCCATAAACAAACAATTCttttcacaaaattaagaaattcatcttttttaatctatctatataatatataaaagatgagttttctccctccattttttctctttcttctcccatcaattttttcattatttttcatctcttttttcttttacaattttaatacttttctaaataatatcaaatttaatttatgaagaaatatttaataagcatcttatgtttatgtttgtaacaaaataattaatatggtataaaaattattaaaaataaatttaaaacaaataagttcttaaaattttaaaatattctattttctttctctttgttaaaattttacaattcttttatttatgtctgtgtatgaaatatttatttatatgaaaaaattgatgggagaagagagaaaaaatggagggagaaaactccccttttataaaaaaattgaatttcttaattttgtgaaagaaattttgtttatAGGTTTAATTGTAGTACTTAATGAACTTTGAGGTGTTAGTTGCTATCAACGTTAGGTTAGCGGCTTAAGTGTAGTTGGGGTGGTAACGTTAGGGttgtttttgcatattaaccctatatataacAGTACAAGCTAATAAGAAGTTTATTAATTTAGTTATGAAAATATCGATCCAAACTAATTGGTTGTCTCCTCCTCTTATAACCCCACCTTCTCATTAATTATCTCTtgcttttcattttctttctatttCATATTTTTGAGCGATTGGTTAGCATCTTTCCTCAAGCAAACAAGTTTGCAAAGCATCCTTATATTAAAggcttgatatatatatagtcaaGGTAAACGCAGTAGTCTAATATACATTCGAAAACTCATTTTTTGTCGTTTTAACTGCAAACAAAGCTAACGACTTTTCAAGTCCACAATATTTAGTGATACGCGTCGCAGGAAAATTCCATCTCATATTCTATCCCACAAATCGATTTCAATGTAACCATCGACAATTAATATTATGTTGGCACAAGTAACTTATAGAGTCAATGACAGCATGCAAATACCTCTCCAAATTTTGGATGTATAACTGTGCCCAAAATAATCATCAACTCATGAATTTTGAGAGCTGAACAAGATGAAGTTGGAGGCTCCTCTTGTTGTTTTGGTTCTCTTCTTGAACACTTTGTCCATGAATAGCGCCACGGCGCAGAGCACGCCTTTCCCTGTGAGGGTTGGAGTGGTGCTAGACATGGACGATTATGTCGGAAAAATGGGGTTGAGCTGCATCACAATGGCGCTCTCGGATTTCTACACCAGAAATGGCCACTACCAGACTCGGCTGGTTCTCAACGAGAGGGACTCCAAGAGAGATGTTGTTGGGGCAGCTGCTGCAGG comes from Salvia miltiorrhiza cultivar Shanhuang (shh) chromosome 3, IMPLAD_Smil_shh, whole genome shotgun sequence and encodes:
- the LOC131015014 gene encoding uncharacterized protein At1g32220, chloroplastic, which encodes MSRLIQYSKLSLPRFSIAASTNGRFFSTGPDKPTSPNGYVKTDKIEEAETVEVPPPPTEKLLVLGGNGFVGSHVCKEALNRGLTVASLSRSGRPSIQESWANSVMWHQGNLFLTESWKDALKGVTSIISCVGGFGSNSQMYKSNGTANINAIRAASEAGVKRFVYISAADFGLVNYLLQGYYEGKRAAETELLTRYPYGGVILRPGFIHGTRRVGSMKLPLSVVGSPLEMALQYTKSLNQIPLVGPLLTPPVNVNAVAKVAVRAATDPVFPPGIIDVWGILRYSQQQHR
- the LOC131015017 gene encoding glutamate receptor 2.3-like isoform X1; translated protein: MKLEAPLVVLVLFLNTLSMNSATAQSTPFPVRVGVVLDMDDYVGKMGLSCITMALSDFYTRNGHYQTRLVLNERDSKRDVVGAAAAVGIGKIRDKIERESLPAAASPEAHGRNGRWPSRRGDGDRRRWERRRSTADRSRARQCGARQGGQGLAVVPPRGLQREVVVIGGD
- the LOC131015016 gene encoding agamous-like MADS-box protein AGL29, producing MAARQTRGRQRIPMRLIQNQDDLYASFSKRRLGLFKKASELSTLCGADVGVIVFSPTDNPFSFFSPTMDSVLDRYLHPDRPTRHSARAIDTHARARIDALNKRLDDLLDQKLRLRDYQRRLDEADQARQKAWWEETAVDALDKEQVRQWTAWFGNFKARVEDKVARLRNGGSSSSAAAADPFYRRVLAPQYRYYVSPEGGGGSGGGGGSGQNVFPAAGHVDGSGGGEGGRHLCPNLVPRSQGIPSTNLCFPLASGVVNIPSASPAAGEEEAVAFNREGN
- the LOC131015015 gene encoding transcription initiation factor TFIID subunit 10, which gives rise to MNGQTSHQQPKDGRHDDDTALTEFLASLMDYTPTIPDELVEHYLAKSGFQCPDTRLTRLVAVATQKFISDVATDALQQCKARPAVVKDKRDKQQKEKRLILTMEDLSKALREYGVNVKHQEYFADTPSAGLDPASRDE
- the LOC131015017 gene encoding glutamate receptor 2.1-like isoform X2 gives rise to the protein MKLEAPLVVLVLFLNTLSMNSATAQSTPFPVRVGVVLDMDDYVGKMGLSCITMALSDFYTRNGHYQTRLVLNERDSKRDVVGAAAAALDLLKNVEVQAIIGPSSSMQANFMINLGNKSQVPIITFSATSPSLLSIQSHYAKNAHT